The sequence GACGCTCGGCTTCGCGGCGCTCGGCTTCCAGGGCCGGGTTGGTCCATACGCGGCTCAGGGCGGCGCGGTCCACCGCCAGGTTGAAGCTGTCCGGAATAGAGGTGGTGGGCAGCGTGGCAAAAGTCAGGTTTAGCTGCGAGAGGTACGGCAGCAGTGCGGTCAGGCGCTCGGGGCTGAGGTCGGTTTCGATGTTCTCCCCGAATCCTGAAATCAAGGTAGGCAACACGCGCAGTCCCTGTGGAGAGCGCAGCTTGCCTATCAGCTGGGTCAGGGCCTGTTTCTGGTGGTCGATGCGGCCCCAGTCGTCCCCTACGCCCTTGCGGACCCGCAGGTACAGGGCAGCGGTGCGGCCGTCAAGGTGCTGCTCGCCCGGCTTCAGGTCCAGGTGGATGCCGGCGGCCTTGTCCTCCCACTGGATGCCGCCCGGCGGCACGGTGACGGTCAGGCCGCCCAGCGCGTCAATCAGCTCGGCCACGTAGTCCTCGTTCAGCACGACGTAGGCATCTACGGGGCTGCCGGTGATGGTTTCTGCGGCGCGGGTCAGGGCGCGGGGGCCGCCCGCCCAGTACTGGTGGTTGATTTTCTGCTCGGTGGCGGTCTTCTCGGGGTCGTATTCGCCCACGTTGGTATCGCGGGGAATGTTCAGGACCTCGACCCGGGGGCCGGTCACCTTGATCAGCATCAGGGTATCGGTGTTGATTTCCTGAAACAGATTCTCGCGCTGGGTCTGGTCCTCGCAGCGCAGGTGGTAGCCGCAGTAGGCCACGTCGCGTCCAGCCAGCAAAAAGGTGAACTCGGGGCGCTGCTCGGCCTGGTAGCCGGCAGTTTGCCCAGCCCCGAAGGTCAGCCAAGCGGCCCCGCCCCAGCACAGCGCCCCGAGCGTCAGCCCGCCGAGTTGCAGGCCGCGTAGCCGGGCCCGGCGCCGCTCGGCGGGGGTCCTGCCGGCGCCGGGCAGCACCGGCGGCCGGCGGCCGCCAGACTGGGGCCGCTGCGTCACGCGGGGGTTTCTCCGGCCCAGGGGATGTGGCCTTCTTGCTCCAGCCAGCGGTACAGCGCCAGCGTGCGCGGGTGAACCTCGGTGCCCCGCCCGCTGAGGTAGCGCACCTTGGACCCGATGGCCTGCGCCAGGGCGGCGCCAGGGGCCTGCAAGGCCAGTTCGCGGATGTCGCTGTTCACGCCGCGCCCAGGTTCGGACACGTCCGCGATATACACGCAGGCCGAAACGGCGTGCCCTGGCCGGGGGCCGGTGACATGGTCCTCTACGGCGTCCAGCACCACCGGGTCAGTAAATCCCAGCGCCTCCAGGGCGCGGCGGGCAGCGCGGCCATGCACCGCCAGTGGCCAGCGCTCGTCCAGGTCGCACTCGGGTGGGGCCAGCTGCAGCAGCTCCTCGCCTCCGAAATCGCGGGCCAGGTCGTGCAGGATACCGGCGGCGTAGGCGCGGCGGGTGTCCAGGCCAGCGGCGTAGGCAATCTGCGCAGCCAGCAGCGCCACCCGCTTGACATGTTCCCAGCGGGTAGGGTTCACGCGGGCCTGCACTTCGCCGGCCCAGCGGGGCCACTCGGCCGTCATCCAGGCCGGCAGGTCCTGCGGGGCGGCAGCCGGCTGCGGCAGCTCGCCCAGGTTGGAACACAGCGGTGTCTCGGTGGCGGGCGTGGCAATCGCCTGTGGCCGGGCCACCTGCAGGGCGAGGCCGTCTAGCAGATAGGGAGCAGAGGCCATCAGAACCGTTGGGGCGCGGCGCCGAAGCAGCGGCGCGGGCGAGGCGCGACAGAGCACAGAAGGGGGGCAGGTGCTAACCGCAACATGGCAGCCACTATACCGCCGCAGCCTGAACGGGGGGTTTAGATTTCTGCGCTCAGCGGAGCCGGGCCGCTCCCCGGCTGGCGCTGGCTACGGAGCTGCAGAATGCGGCTCTGTGGGGTTCAGGGGACGCTCTGGAAAAGCTCGGTCGTGGTTACGGGACTGGCCGTGCCTGCCGCCTGTGGCCGGACTTCCAGCTGCGCCGTGACCCGGTCCAGCACCTGCACGCCGCTGGGAGGCTCAAACCGCACCTCGGTCTGGTAGCTGCCGGTGCGGTACTCGGCGGTGCCGACCAGCTCGGTCAGCCCCTCCAGAGCGTCGGCTGGGCCTATGACCCGCACCTGCTCGGGCGACAGGCGGGCGGAGGTCAGTTGCAGGCCGCCCGGCGGGGGAGCCAGCCGCACCGGCAGCGCCGTGCTGGGCTGCCCATCCGAGGCCGCCCGTGTCAGCCGGACGGTGGCCGGCGAAAGGGTAAGGTCGGTGACCGGCTGGCCGTCGCCGTCCAGGGGCAGCAGCGTGACCGAGCGGGTTTCGCCCGGCTGCAACTCGACCGGCGCGTAAATCACCTGCTCGACCTCGTTGACCGCCCGGCTGGGACCGCTGACCGTCACCTCGGCCGGCTGCGCCTGGTACCTGGGCATCAGGGTGCTGTCCGGCGCATAGACCGTCACCGTGACCGGTAGGCTGCGCGTCTGCACGGTATCTACCACGCCCTGCACCCGGTCGGGCGTGACCCGGACCACCTCGGTGCCGCCCGGCGCGGTCACGGTCAGCGGCTGGTTGAACGACCCTTCGGCGATGTCGGTCACGTTCACCACCGCTTCAATCATCTCGCCGCGCAGTTCGCGCAGGCGTTCGGGGCGGCCGCTCAGCGTCACCTTGATGGTGCCGGGGGACAGGCCGGTGACGGCCCGCGTCTCGGCGGCATTCTCGTCGGTGTTATCGCGCACGTTGACTGGTACGTCGTAGGTCTGGTCGATAATCGCCCGGCGGTCTTCGGAAGCGAAGAACCACAGTACGAAGGCGGCCAGCAGGGCCAGCAGTTTGGCCGCCCAGTCGTGACCGAGACCACGGCGCATCTGCTCCCGCGTCTGCGGCCGACGCAGCGCATGGCCCTGTGGCTGCGCTTCTGTAGAACGGGGGGTGCGCGGAGCACTCATGGCTGCTCCTGAGAGGTGGGAACCTGGGCAGCGGAAGCCTGTGGCGCCGGGGGCGCGGCGGTTCCCTGCGGGCCGTCCTGACTCACAGCGGCCGGACCCGAGGAAGTCTGCCCGGCCTGAGCTGCCCCGCTGTCCGCTGCGGCTTCCGGCTCGGGGGCGTCACCGAAGTGGCTGAGCGACTGCACCTCGCGGTCGTAGACCAGTACGCGCAGCTGCTCGCGCAGTTCAGTGATGTTCAGGTCCGGCCCCAGGCGGCCTGACAGCGCAATGCGCATGGAACCGCGCTCCTCGCTGACCACGAGCACCACCGCGTCGGTCACTTCCGAAAGCCCGATGGCGGCCCGGTGCCGGGTGCCGTAGCGCCGGTAGGTGCCGTCGCTGGCCTGCAGAGGGAACAGGCAGCCGGCGGCGGCCACCCGGTTGCCCTGAATCACCACGCCGCCGTCGTGCAGAGGAGCGTTGCGGGCAAACAGCGCTTCCAGAAAAGGCACGCTGACCCGGGCGTCCAGCGGCACTCCACTGGCGGCAATTTCGCCCAGAGGAGTGCCGCGCTCGATGGCGATCAGCGCGCCAATTTTGCGCTCGGCCAGGCGCTCCATTGCCCGGGAGATGTCCTGCAACACGGCGCCGCCGCCATCGTCCTCGCGCAGCCGGGGCCGCCCGATACGCTCCAGCGCGGCCCGCAGTTCGGGCTGAAACAGCACCACCAGCGCGAAGATACCGATGGTGCCCACCTGCCCCAGCAGCGTGCTGAGGGCCACCATGCCCAGCAGCTGCGCCACGAACCACACCACCAGAAACACCGCGATGCCGCGCACCAGGTTCACGGCCCGCGTGCCCGATACCAGCTGGTACCCCTGGTACAGCACGAACGCCACCAGAGCGATGTCGGCCAGGTCCAGCAGGCCCAGTGGAGGAAGCAGGCTGAGTTGTGGCAGCGGGTTCAAGGTGTCGGGTCAGGGTCCTTTCTTCGGGTGTGCTGCGGGCTTCTCGCCTCAAAAAGCGCGGGAGCCTTCTGCAGCGCACAGTTGCTGCCCACTATACCGGCCGGGCATGAGGAGAAGGCTTGCCGGACCGGTAGCCGTGCCGCAGCCAGGCCCCAGGCTTCCACCTGACCCTGCGGCGCTACAGTGGAAGGCATGACAGACCTGATTCCGGTAATCAGCGGCCTTTCGAAA is a genomic window of Deinococcus proteolyticus MRP containing:
- a CDS encoding LCP family protein, which gives rise to MTQRPQSGGRRPPVLPGAGRTPAERRRARLRGLQLGGLTLGALCWGGAAWLTFGAGQTAGYQAEQRPEFTFLLAGRDVAYCGYHLRCEDQTQRENLFQEINTDTLMLIKVTGPRVEVLNIPRDTNVGEYDPEKTATEQKINHQYWAGGPRALTRAAETITGSPVDAYVVLNEDYVAELIDALGGLTVTVPPGGIQWEDKAAGIHLDLKPGEQHLDGRTAALYLRVRKGVGDDWGRIDHQKQALTQLIGKLRSPQGLRVLPTLISGFGENIETDLSPERLTALLPYLSQLNLTFATLPTTSIPDSFNLAVDRAALSRVWTNPALEAERREAERQQELEQAQGGTGPEEREGEAAADPTAALAELPLVIHDGSGALLGPALARSLEQVGYRNIQLQLEPPDPMSSQVLTLDAPAEASALAQLLGLPRLQGERFELQSGEVAVWLGTDARTQLGALLPLRRPTDGRQLGLTREDAAALLQDTAE
- the yqeK gene encoding bis(5'-nucleosyl)-tetraphosphatase (symmetrical) YqeK, which translates into the protein MASAPYLLDGLALQVARPQAIATPATETPLCSNLGELPQPAAAPQDLPAWMTAEWPRWAGEVQARVNPTRWEHVKRVALLAAQIAYAAGLDTRRAYAAGILHDLARDFGGEELLQLAPPECDLDERWPLAVHGRAARRALEALGFTDPVVLDAVEDHVTGPRPGHAVSACVYIADVSEPGRGVNSDIRELALQAPGAALAQAIGSKVRYLSGRGTEVHPRTLALYRWLEQEGHIPWAGETPA
- a CDS encoding CdaR family protein, encoding MSAPRTPRSTEAQPQGHALRRPQTREQMRRGLGHDWAAKLLALLAAFVLWFFASEDRRAIIDQTYDVPVNVRDNTDENAAETRAVTGLSPGTIKVTLSGRPERLRELRGEMIEAVVNVTDIAEGSFNQPLTVTAPGGTEVVRVTPDRVQGVVDTVQTRSLPVTVTVYAPDSTLMPRYQAQPAEVTVSGPSRAVNEVEQVIYAPVELQPGETRSVTLLPLDGDGQPVTDLTLSPATVRLTRAASDGQPSTALPVRLAPPPGGLQLTSARLSPEQVRVIGPADALEGLTELVGTAEYRTGSYQTEVRFEPPSGVQVLDRVTAQLEVRPQAAGTASPVTTTELFQSVP
- the cdaA gene encoding diadenylate cyclase CdaA, giving the protein MNPLPQLSLLPPLGLLDLADIALVAFVLYQGYQLVSGTRAVNLVRGIAVFLVVWFVAQLLGMVALSTLLGQVGTIGIFALVVLFQPELRAALERIGRPRLREDDGGGAVLQDISRAMERLAERKIGALIAIERGTPLGEIAASGVPLDARVSVPFLEALFARNAPLHDGGVVIQGNRVAAAGCLFPLQASDGTYRRYGTRHRAAIGLSEVTDAVVLVVSEERGSMRIALSGRLGPDLNITELREQLRVLVYDREVQSLSHFGDAPEPEAAADSGAAQAGQTSSGPAAVSQDGPQGTAAPPAPQASAAQVPTSQEQP